One Erpetoichthys calabaricus chromosome 8, fErpCal1.3, whole genome shotgun sequence DNA segment encodes these proteins:
- the prdm2b gene encoding PR domain zinc finger protein 2 isoform X2, with amino-acid sequence MRGSEEGPKEEDENPSASSKLSVEQTTVVKEMVNQENLDTMVPPCIPEALTEEEVEDEEDEDDNLVDDDDDDVEEEEEEEEGEEESDEELGETHELLPAEINDPASVNPDKTAADMQAQCHHNPSEGEDQKQIPQALQDHLSSLKSTEQQESFLYPCQHCQRRFTTKQGLERHMHIHASTSSHTFKCCYCDKAFGTQINRRRHERRHEVGPKRKQVVSVGSIVSFSPPLTTESSSPDLVATSGNFIIMGSQNDSDLQENVEYEKTDSLDLEKMAILDENGEERELHPCKYCKKRFGTHTNMRRHQRRIHERHLLPKGVRRKGILLQEAEIQLPKVLPPPEESSNASPLPVYMPSEDLEDDGEQDEEYIVDISSNISENLSLYIDGKILSTTSVSSCEVFEVDPNSATLLGLDALLISPDKVCEGSPIETTNCKTKEASACGSSAVRRRTASPPLPKIKKELDPEPVMSSSSSSSSSSSSSSSSSCSSSSASSLSTLVVKLFPQANDNMALQKEKTVYLSPKLKQLLQTQDSPKPGQLFTEGSRLGSPLMSSSSRFKRRTASPPSSPQHSPAPRESGKSAVDVPPFALKVPKIESHCCSPSWSLSSKDEKETLSPLGTDAYKASSADWSSVRSSGSSCNQQPLDLSSSVKQKTEDISKGPNTGETVLDLSVHRKASPEPDVKPTGVSQQLLRKKKPNTCMLEKVLLNEYVGEDVGTTAEEVDLEVESSCESRALSPGLNPHPPPPSLTPVTLHPPSPNAPAPTAPTSPPPLLPSVPSPISSAASPAPQLCSSFSSLPVLSPSSSPTPVHCATFNASLISTVDLVPDHCSKDLCHSLSEASVVESNLLTSDAAERPAKLDVMHADSTDSQMSSVSPQLPQCFPADPDKKSLDAVETFDHPTTDACGKEVDGSTIEDDVPHACTILVPSSAAVDEFASQSSVPLSCVQVKETPEDEIEYGNAGSTLSPSATFQETSSWQDTFCKNFCCNVCEESFTSIKELSQHIMDHVSDWPYKCEFCVQLFQDAKILMDHRSVLHGVGKVFICTLCNKEFAFLCNLEQHQKDLHPEELCTHMELENGKLRPQNYTNPIQTILDPDPEISEEDEELNDSSEELYTTIKIMATGGDNSKGPDVRLGINQQYPSFKPPPFPYHNRTPAGSVASASNFTTRNIPQTFSTAIRCTKCGKSFDNMPELHKHILVCASASDRKRYTPKKNPVPLKQAVKPQNGLVSVATTAEVSSLGQNAFRRMGQPKKLNFNQEPSAKMKLSALNKKKNQLVQKAISQKNRAALTAKRSHVISTNHICPHCSREFTYIGSLNKHVTVSCPRKPVLSKKSKKTGSRGGQMSREKNGNLRRKTTDSEIKLQGPPNKLGKTRANHGGPVIKPAGHKTKVSSSQIRSKRHASFQPSTMPYAKKSRMLSKGSVQMAQSHFSLAVGNHMQQRGTKEVAQRKSTIPSLKKDHLPVKTRERSSGPVTRSTASSDIRGQDGSMQSDDREPEPSLKLSR; translated from the exons GTCCTAAGGAAGAGGATGAGAATCCTTCAGCCTCCAGTAAGTTATCAGTGGAGCAAACTACAGTTGTCAAGGAGATGGTAAACCAGGAGAATTTGGACACCATGGTGCCACCTTGCATTCCAGAGGCATTAACTGAAGAAGAGGTTGAGGATGAGGAAGATGAGGATGATAACCTggtggatgatgatgatgatgatgtggaggaggaggaggaagaagaggagggagaggaAGAATCAGATGAAGAGTTGGGAGAAACTCATGAATTGCTACCAGCAGAAATTAATGATCCAGCCTCAGTTAATCCAGATAAAACTGCTGCAGATATGCAGGCACAGTGCCACCATAACCCTTCAGAAGGTGAAGACCAAAAACAGATACCTCAGGCTCTACAGGATCACCTGTCCAGCTTAAAGAGCACTGAACAACAGGAATCTTTCCTGTACCCATGCCAACACTGCCAACGCCGATTTACCACAAAGCAGGGGCTTGAACGACACATGCACATTCATGCCTCCACATCGAGCCATACATTCAAATGCTGCTATTGTGACAAAGCATTTGGTACACAGATTAATCGTCGCCGCCATGAGCGAAGACATGAAGTGGGCCCTAAAAGAAAACAAGTTGTTTCTGTTGGCTCTATTGTTTCTTTTAGTCCTCCTCTAACAACTGAAAGTTCAAGTCCAGATCTTGTTGCTACATCAGGCAATTTTATCATCATGGGGTCACAGAATGATAGTGACCTGCAAGAAAATGTAGAATATGAAAAAACTGACTCTTTGGATTTGGAAAAGATGGCCATTCTTGATGAAAATGGGGAGGAACGAGAGCTGCATCCATGCAAATATTGCAAAAAGAGATTTGGAACACACACTAACATGCGTAGACACCAGCGAAGGATACATGAACGCCACCTACTGCCAAAAGGTGTTCGGCGAAAAGGAATACTGTTGCAGGAAGCAGAGATACAGCTTCCCAAAGTGCTGCCACCTCCAGAGGAGTCTTCTAATGCCAGTCCTCTACCTGTCTATATGCCAAGTGAAGACCTCGAAGATGATGGTGAGCAGGATGAAGAGTATATTGTGGACATCTCAAGCAACATTTCTGAGAATCTTAGTCTCTATATTGATGGGAAGATCCTCTCTACTACTAGTGTCAGCAGTTGTGAAGTGTTCGAGGTTGACCCCAACTCCGCTACTTTACTTGGCCTCGATGCTTTATTAATTAGCCCTGATAAGGTTTGTGAAGGAAGCCCAATAGAGACCACTAACTGTAAAACCAAGGAAGCATCTGCATGTGGGTCATCAGCTGTAAGAAGGCGAACTGCCAGTCCTCCCCtacctaaaattaaaaaagagttgGATCCCGAACCAGTGatgtcgtcgtcctcctcctcctcctcgtcatcctcctcttcatcttcctcgTCATGCTCCTCCTCCTCAGCGTCCTCTCTTTCCACTTTAGTAGTAAAACTGTTTCCTCAGGCCAATGACAACATGgctcttcaaaaagaaaaaactgtttaCCTTTCCCCCAAACTTAAGCAACTTCTCCAAACACAAGACAGTCCCAAACCAGGCCAATTGTTTACTGAGGGTAGTAGGCTTGGATCGCCTCTGATGTCTTCCTCCAGCAGATTCAAACGAAGGACAGCCTCTCCTCCAAGTTCGCCACAGCACAGCCCTGCTCCGCGAGAAAGTGGAAAATCTGCAGTAGATGTGCCACCTTTTGCTCTGAAAGTGCCAAAGATAGAAAGCCACTGCTGCTCACCAAGTTGGAGCTTGTCTAGCAAGGATGAAAAAGAAACCTTGAGTCCACTTGGGACAGATGCTTACAAAGCTTCTTCAGCTGATTGGTCGTCTGTCAGAAGTTCAGGTTCTTCATGCAACCAGCAACCTCTTGACCTGTCCAGCAGTGTTAAGCAGAAGACAGAGGACATATCCAAAGGGCCAAATACTGGTGAGACTGTGCTGGATCTGAGCGTTCACCGAAAAGCTTCTCCAGAGCCTGATGTCAAACCTACTGGGGTATCCCAGCAGTTACTAAGGAAGAAAAAACCAAATACATGCATGCTGGAGAAGGTGCTTCTAAATGAATATGTTGGGGAAGATGTAGGAACAACTGCAGAAGAGGTGGATCTTGAGGTGGAATCTTCTTGTGAATCTAGAGCGCTGTCCCCAGGACTCAACCCTCACCCTCCTCCTCCCTCATTAACCCCTGTGACTCTCCACCCTCCCTCTCCCAATGCACCTGCTCCCACTGCTCCCACTTCGCCTCCACCTCTCCTGCCCAGTGTTCCTTCTCCTATATCATCAGCAGCATCCCCTGCCCCTCAGCTTtgctcctccttttcttcacttCCTGTTTTGTCTCCTAGCTCCTCTCCTACTCCAGTTCATTGTGCTACATTTAATGCCTCACTTATTTCAACTGTAGATCTAGTTCCTGATCATTGTAGTAAGGATTTGTGTCATTCTCTTTCTGAGGCATCTGTAGTGGAATCTAATTTGCTTACTTCCGATGCTGCAGAGCGGCCTGCTAAATTGGATGTAATGCATGCGGACTCTACAGATAGTCAGATGAGTTCTGTCAGTCCACAgctgccacaatgttttccagcTGATCCAGATAAGAAGTCTTTAGATGCAGTTGAAACCTTTGACCATCCTACCACAGATGCTTGTGGGAAAGAAGTAGATGGTTCCACTATAGAGGATGATGTTCCTCATGCATGCACCATATTGGTGCCCAGCTCTGCTGCAGTTGATGAATTTGCATCCCAGTCTTCTGTCCCTCTTTCATGTGTCCAGGTCAAAGAGACTCCAGAAGATGAAATTGAATATGGAAATGCTGGTTCTACACTTAGTCCCAGTGCAACATTTCAGGAGACATCCTCTTGGCAGGATACTTTCTGCAAAAACTTTTGTTGCAATGTTTGTGAGGAGTCCTTTACATCAATCAAGGAACTGAGCCAACATATCATGGACCATGTTAGTGACTGGCCCTACAAGTGTGAGTTTTGTGTGCAGCTTTTTCAGGACGCCAAGATTTTGATGGATCATCGCTCTGTACTGCATGGTGTAGGAAAGGTCTTTATCTGCACCCTCTGCAACAAGGAGTTTGCCTTCCTCTGTAACCTGGAACAGCACCAGAAAGATCTGCATCCAGAGGAACTCTGCACACACATGGAGCTTGAGAATGGCAAGTTGAGGCCCCAAAATTACACAAACCCTATCCAAACCATCCTGGATCCAGACCCTGAGATttctgaagaggatgaagaactgAATGACTCCAGTGAGGAGTTGTACACCACAATTAAAATAATGGCTACTGGTGGTGACAATTCCAAAGGGCCAGATGTGCGACTGGGAATCAACCAGCAATACCCCAGCTTTAAGCCACCTCCTTTTCCATATCACAATAGGACACCTGCAGGGTCTGTGGCTTCTGCCAGTAATTTCACCACCCGCAACATCCCACAGACATTTAGTACTGCCATTCGCTGCACCAAGTGTGGCAAGAGCTTTGACAATATGCCTGAGCTGCACAAGCACATTCTTGTGTGTGCATCTGCCAGTGACAGAAAGCGCTACACACCTAAGAAGAACCCAGTACCCCTCAAACAGGCTGTAAAACCTCAAAATGGTTTGGTCTCTGTTGCTACTACTGCAGAAGTCAGTAGCTTAGGGCAGAATGCATTCCGTAGGATGGGACAACCGAAGAAACTTAATTTTAATCAGGAACCATCCGCCAAGATGAAACTCAGTGCACTGAACAAGAAAAAGAACCAGTTGGTCCAAAAGGCAATTTCCCAGAAGAACAGAGCTGCTCTTACTGCTAAAAGGAGCCATGTAATTTCTACAAATCACATTTGTCCTCACTGCAGCCGAGAGTTCACTTACATTGGAAGTCTCAACAAGCATGTAACGGTTAGCTGCCCCAGGAAGCCGGTCTTatcaaaaaaaagtaagaaaactgGTAGCAGGGGTGGTCAAATGTCCAGAGAGAAAAATGGCAACCTGAGGAGGAAAACGACAGACTCTGAGATCAAGTTGCAAGGCCCACCAAATAAGCTGGGGAAAACCAGAGCCAACCACGGTGGACCAGTGATCAAACCAGCAGGACACAAGACAAAGGTTTCAAGCTCACAGATCCGCAGTAAAAGACATGCCTCCTTCCAGCCAAGCACCATGCCTTATGCTAAAAAGAGCAGGATGCTGAGTAAAGGAAGTGTCCAAATGGCACAGTCGCACTTCTCTTTAGCAGTTGGCAACCACATGCAACAGCGAGGAACTAAGGAGGTGGCACAGAGGAAAAGCACAATTCCATCCCTCAAGAAAGATCATTTGCCAGTTAAAACCAGAGAACGCAGCAGTGGACCGGTCACTCGCAGCACTGCTTCAAGTGACATCCGTGGACAAGATGGCAGTATGCAGTCCGACGACAGAGAACCG GAACCTTCATTGAAGCTGTCAAGGTAG